The Manis javanica isolate MJ-LG chromosome 14, MJ_LKY, whole genome shotgun sequence genomic interval CGGGTGCCTCGGCCAGAGAGTGGGTCCTCTGAGAAGGACTATCCTCCGGAACATTTCTGAGGTATCCTGTGGAACAGCTCCAGTCTCAGATACTAAAGTCTTTACGTTCAGTGGAGTCAGCTTCACAGGAGCAAGAGCAATGGAGGCCAGCGGGAAGTTCATTGGCAGACAAAGGCaagtccttttcttcttttttttcttgggctTATCTCGGGCGGGCTTGGAACCTAGGCGCTATTCCGTGGTGGAGGAAACTGAGGGGAGCTCCTTTGTTACCAATTTAGCCAAAGACCTGAGTCTGGGTCAGAGAGAACTCGCCAGCAGGGGCGGTAGGGTCATTTCCAAAGGGAACAAATTGCATTTGCAGCTTGATCAGGAGACTGGGGATCTGTTTCTAAATGAGAAACTGGACCGCGAGGAACTGTGCGGTCACACAGAGCCCTGTGTGCTGCGTTTTCAGATGTTGCTAGAGAATCCCTTAGAGTTTTTTCAAGCCGAGCTACAAGTAATAGACATAAATGACCATGCCCCGGTGTTCGTGGACAGAGATATATTGCTAAACATATCAGAGAGCAGTCATCCTGGGACTACTTTTCCACTGAAGAATGCTCAAGACATGGACGTAGGTCTAAATAATATTGAAAACTATATAATCAGCCCCAATTCCTATTTCCGGGTCCTCACGCGCAAACGCAGCGACGGCAGGAAGTATCCCGAGCTGGTGCTGGATAAAGCGCTGGACCGGGAGGAGGAACCTGAGCTCAGGCTGACCCTCACCGCTCAGGATGGCGGTTCTCCACCGAAGTCTGGCACTGCTCAGGTCTACATTGAGGTCGTGGACATCAACGATAACCCCCCAGAATTTCAGCAGCCTCTGTACAGGGTACAAGTTCCCGAGGACAGTCTCATAGGCCTCCTAATTGTCACAGTCTCTGCAACAGATGTAGACACAGGAGTCAACGGAGAGATTTCCTATTCTCTTTTCCAGGCTTCAGAAGAGATTAGCAAAACTATTGAGCTCAACTCCATTACAGGAGAGATTCGACTGAAAAACCAACTTGATTTTGAAACTGTTCAGTCCTATGAAGTCAATATTGAGGCCAGAGATGCTGGAGGTTTATCTGGAAAATGCTCCATTCTTATGCAAGTCATGGATGTGAATGACAATTACCCAGAAATCACCATATCTGCATTTACCAGACAGATACCTGAGAACTCGGCCGAGACAGTGGTCGCCGTTTTCACTGTTTCAGATCTTGattatgaagaaaatggaaaattaagttGCTCCATTCAAGGGGATCTACCCTTTTTCCTGAAATCTTCCTTGGACAACTTTTACACCCTAGTGACAGACCGCTGGACAGAGAGAGCCAAGCCGAGTACAACATCACCATCACCGTCACCGACCTGGGGACACCCAGGCTGAAGAGCGAGCACAGCATCTCCGTGCAGGTGGCCGACGTCAACGACAACGCCCCGGCCTTCAGCCAAAGCGCCTACACCCTGTGGGTCCGCGAGAACAGCGGCCCCGCCCTGCACATCGGCAGCGTGAGCGCCACCGACCCGGACTCGGGCGCCAACGCGCGGGTCACCTACTCGCTGCTGCCGCCCGGCGACGCGCGCCTGCCGCTGGCCTCGCTGGTGTCCATCAGCGCGGACACCGGGCAGCTGTTCGCGCTGAGGCCCCTGGATTTCGAGGCGCTGCGCGCCTTCGAGTTCGGCGTGGGCGCGGCCGACGGCGGCTCGCCGGCGCTGAGCAGCCGGGCGCTGGTGCGCGTGCAGGTGCTGGACGCCAACGACAACGCGCCCGTCGTGCTGTACCCGCCGCAGAACGGCTCTGCGCCCTGCACCGAGCTGGTGCCGCGCGCGGCCGACGCGGGCTACCTGGTGACCAAGGTGGTGGCGGTGGACGGCGACTCGG includes:
- the LOC118972038 gene encoding LOW QUALITY PROTEIN: protocadherin beta-13-like (The sequence of the model RefSeq protein was modified relative to this genomic sequence to represent the inferred CDS: inserted 1 base in 1 codon), with translation MEASGKFIGRQRQVLFFFFFLGLSRAGLEPRRYSVVEETEGSSFVTNLAKDLSLGQRELASRGGRVISKGNKLHLQLDQETGDLFLNEKLDREELCGHTEPCVLRFQMLLENPLEFFQAELQVIDINDHAPVFVDRDILLNISESSHPGTTFPLKNAQDMDVGLNNIENYIISPNSYFRVLTRKRSDGRKYPELVLDKALDREEEPELRLTLTAQDGGSPPKSGTAQVYIEVVDINDNPPEFQQPLYRVQVPEDSLIGLLIVTVSATDVDTGVNGEISYSLFQASEEISKTIELNSITGEIRLKNQLDFETVQSYEVNIEARDAGGLSGKCSILMQVMDVNDNYPEITISAFTRQIPENSAETVVAVFTVSDLDYEENGKLSCSIQGDLPFFLKSSLDNFYTLVTDXLDRESQAEYNITITVTDLGTPRLKSEHSISVQVADVNDNAPAFSQSAYTLWVRENSGPALHIGSVSATDPDSGANARVTYSLLPPGDARLPLASLVSISADTGQLFALRPLDFEALRAFEFGVGAADGGSPALSSRALVRVQVLDANDNAPVVLYPPQNGSAPCTELVPRAADAGYLVTKVVAVDGDSGQNAWLSYQLLRATEPGLFGVWAPSGEVRTARPLSERDAPRHRLAVLVRDHGEPPLSATVTLHVLLVDGFSQPHLPRAEAAAEQARAEPLTVSLVVALAAVSSLFLLSVLGVVAARLCARARAASAGGCSGPGGGLAGHLVDVSGGGTLCQAYRYEVCLSGGSGTGEFKFLKPAMPHFQVHSHGSEIEGNTNFRSFSIQ